A genomic region of archaeon BMS3Bbin15 contains the following coding sequences:
- the actP gene encoding copper-transporting P-type ATPase, translating to MMEMKQDPVCGMEVNESKAENKFYYKGKMYFFCSPSCKNTFEKEPEKYLKEGPKGMPM from the coding sequence ATGATGGAAATGAAACAGGACCCGGTTTGTGGTATGGAGGTGAACGAATCAAAGGCGGAAAACAAATTTTACTATAAAGGGAAGATGTATTTTTTCTGTTCACCCTCCTGTAAGAATACCTTTGAAAAAGAACCGGAAAAATATCTGAAAGAAGGGCCTAAAGGCATGCCAATGT